In Syntrophomonas wolfei subsp. wolfei str. Goettingen G311, a single window of DNA contains:
- a CDS encoding putative toxin-antitoxin system toxin component, PIN family gives MKSKLKVVLDTNIFINGWLFAEDHDSCSRIMDMIDNRKIQLLFAQDTIGELVYLIKNFARHNIDDVNLRISLLQRVMELFYYSTSVNTMDTTTPLIADQYDSMFLKCAIEGKADFLVSDDFKSGMHELENVSFQVVGSDRFVEIV, from the coding sequence ATGAAAAGTAAGCTAAAAGTTGTTCTTGATACAAATATTTTTATTAATGGATGGCTTTTCGCAGAAGATCATGATTCGTGCTCCCGAATTATGGATATGATTGATAATAGAAAAATTCAATTATTGTTTGCTCAAGATACTATAGGGGAGCTTGTTTATCTGATTAAAAATTTTGCTAGACACAATATTGATGACGTTAATCTAAGAATATCGTTGTTACAAAGGGTAATGGAGCTTTTTTACTATTCGACTTCAGTTAATACTATGGATACAACTACGCCTTTAATAGCTGATCAATATGATAGTATGTTTTTGAAATGTGCTATTGAAGGAAAGGCTGATTTTTTAGTTTCGGATGATTTTAAGAGCGGTATGCATGAGCTTGAAAATGTTAGTTTTCAGGTTGTAGGTTCCGATAGGTTTGTAGAAATAGTTTAG